A region of Salvia splendens isolate huo1 chromosome 17, SspV2, whole genome shotgun sequence DNA encodes the following proteins:
- the LOC121773452 gene encoding uncharacterized protein LOC121773452, which produces MAKKRKSDATRLDEVDRGMYTAFCGAANSLSLLYSQAVNHQRLSFHAGERHAMEKLYSWLLRQQENGIRVMPGDILAYVQNELDFGTDETPSLPLLTQQLSQTAMQSAHTGIPISSNVFGPSAAGQGLRSGSSDQPKNTVFSNALSSPVRLSLHHYHPSQGSQYASNNTVRSNDNSSNQTRDLNPPSSNDTSMEMHADSPGHDSPY; this is translated from the exons ATGGCGAAGAAGAGGAAATCCGACGCGACGCGACTGGACGAGGTGGATCGTGGCATGTACACCGCCTTCTGCGGCGCCGCCAATTCCCTCTCGCTGCTCTATTCGCAGGCAGTCAACCACCAGCGCCTCTCCTTCCACGCCGGAGAGCGACACGCCATG GAGAAGCTTTATAGCTGGCTGTTGAGGCAGCAAGAAAATGGTATTAGAGTGATGCCCGGTGACATACTCGCCTATGTGCAG AACGAACTCGATTTTGGGACGGACGAGACTCCATCTCTGCCACTCCTCACTCAGCAACTTTCTCAAACTGCAATGCAATCAGCTCACACAGGAATCCCAATATCTTCAAATGTATTTGGTCCTTCCGCTGCTGGACAAGGATTGCGTTCCGGCAGCTCAGACCAACCTAAAAACACTGTATTCTCTAATGCCCTCTCCAGTCCCGTTCGTCTTAGCCTCCATCATTACCACCCGTCGCAAGGCAGCCAGTATGCGAGCAACAACACTGTACGGAGCAATGATAATAGCAGCAACCAGACCAGAGATCTTAACCCCCCTAGCTCTAACGATACATCGATGGAGATGCACGCTGACAGCCCTGGCCACGACTCACCTTACTAG
- the LOC121774295 gene encoding probable serine/threonine-protein kinase At1g54610 codes for MGCVQGKGPYSPARAATLERLKRDGSYVRVEREEAEERRISRESERKHGSQRISVKKIVAVDETTTTVDGWPRWLVENVKPDALAGLVPKTADSYDKLAKVGHGTYSNVYKAREKVTGKIVALKKVRLDTSEPESVKFMAREIIILKKLDHPNIIKLEGIATSRMQYSLYLVFDFMPSDLTKVISRLTEPQAKCYMMQLLSGLQHCHDKGILHRDIKGSNLLIDKDGVLKIADFGLANCYKNKPRRPLTSRVVTLWYRAPELLLGATDYGVGIDMWSAGCILAEMFVKRPILPGRNEIEQLHRIFKLCGSPSEEYWKTVKPPATFRPPQQYKANLEEAFPRFPKSALGLLSRLLSLDPDIRGSAAAALRDEFFLASPLPCAPTALTNRQRKVTFTGKYAYAKQETNSISSSPPPSPTPAPFRALHNRAAKTEAHPNALKNIKNYPLLLASLTEAANHLKESNSGLYRRSLSQVDFRDLDLNNISKLLGLDHHDSPPSLA; via the exons ATGGGGTGCGTTCAAGGCAAGGGTCCATACAGCCCCGCACGTGCTGCGACGCTCGAGAGGCTGAAACGAGACGGCAGCTACGTGAGAGTCGAGAGGGAAGAAGCGGAAGAGAGAAGGATCAGCAGAGAGAGCGAGAGGAAGCACGGTTCCCAGAGGATCTCAGTGAAGAAGATCGTGGCCGTTGATGAGACCACGACCACGGTGGATGGATGGCCGAGATGGCTCGTTGAGAATGTCAAGCCAGATGCTTTGGCCGGCTTGGTTCCCAAAACCGCCGATTCTTACGATAAGCTAGCCAAG GTAGGACATGGAACGTATAGCAACGTGTACAAGGCACGTGAGAAAGTGACGGGAAAGATCGTGGCGCTAAAGAAGGTGCGATTGGACACGTCGGAGCCAGAGAGTGTGAAATTCATGGCAAGGGAGATCATAATACTGAAGAAGCTTGATCACCCCAACATAATCAAGCTTGAAGGGATAGCAACTTCAAGAATGCAATATAGTCTCTATTTGGTGTTCGATTTCATGCCTTCCGACTTGACCAAAGTCATCTCTCGACTCACCGAGCCTCAG GCGAAGTGCTACATGATGCAACTCCTGTCGGGGTTGCAGCATTGCCACGACAAGGGAATATTGCATCGCGACATAAAAGGCTCTAATCTGTTGATCGATAAAGATGGAGTGCTCAAAATTGCGGATTTTGGGCTAGCAAATTGTTACAAGAATAAGCCGCGACGGCCTTTAACTAGCCGGGTCGTGACACTATGGTACAGAGCTCCAGAGTTACTTCTTGGCGCCACGGATTATGGCGTTGGCATTGATATGTGGAGTGCCGGGTGCATCCTGGCCGAGATGTTCGTGAAGCGGCCTATCCTGCCCGGCCGCAATGAGATTGAACAACTTCACAGGATTTTCAAGCTGTGTGGATCGCCGTCAGAGGAGTATTGGAAGACAGTGAAGCCACCGGCAACCTTCCGGCCACCACAGCAGTATAAGGCCAACTTGGAGGAGGCTTTCCCGCGTTTTCCAAAATCCGCTCTTGGGCTTTTGAGTAGACTTCTATCCCTTGACCCCGACATCAGAGGATCTGCCGCTGCAGCCCTTAGAGACGAG TTCTTCTTAGCGAGTCCCTTGCCATGtgccccaactgctctaaccaaCCGCCAAAGAAAGGTCACATTCACTGGAAAATATGCATATGCCAAACAGGAAACGAACAGTATCTCGTCGAGCCCACCGCCATCTCCCACTCCGGCGCCTTTCCGTGCTCTCCACAACCGTGCTGCGAAAACCGAGGCTCACCCGAATGCTCTGAAAAACATAAAGAATTATCCTCTGCTTCTCGCCTCATTAACTGAAGCTGCTAATCACCTCAAGGAGAGCAACTCCGGCCTCTATCGACGTTCGCTCTCTCAAGTCGATTTTCGAGATCTTGATCTCAATAACATCTCAAAGTTGCTTGGCTTAGACCATCATGACTCACCACCCTCTTTGGcttaa